In one window of Syngnathus typhle isolate RoL2023-S1 ecotype Sweden linkage group LG7, RoL_Styp_1.0, whole genome shotgun sequence DNA:
- the arl2bp gene encoding ADP-ribosylation factor-like protein 2-binding protein isoform X1, which produces MDIQGRSVQSSGDNIVDMVDMEDETFAISSSSSADTAFDSVIGCIEDIIMEENFQLLQRNFMEKHYKEFDCTEENKLSYMTIFNEYVEQLEKYVEHQLIRRIPGFIMSTFIDHLMQHKDEVSGDIVDILLSFIDFLAFKEMVLQYKVYFLGKGGTKSGPEPRTCSHSFKPCSLQPIWIQSVGVTHMIEDVCHIVDQS; this is translated from the exons ATGGACATTCAGGGACGAA GTGTGCAGAGCTCCGGCGACAACATTGTGGACATGGTTGACATGGAGGACGAAACCTTTGCGATTTCTAG TTCCTCATCTGCAGACACTGCATTCGACTCTGTTATTGGCTGCATAGAAGACATCATTATGG aGGAGAATTTCCAGCTACTCCAGCGGAACTTCATGGAGAAACACTATAAAGAGTTTGACTGCACCGAAGAGAACAAGCTCAGCTACATGACCATTTTCAATGAATAT GTGGAACAGTTGGAGAAGTATGTGGAGCATCAGCTGATCAGGAGGATCCCTGGTTTTATTATGTCTACCTTCATTGATCATCTCAT GCAGCACAAAGATGAGGTGTCTGGTGATATTGTTGACATCCTGCTGTCCTTTATTGACTTTCTGGCCTTCAAGGAGATGGTTCTGCAGTACAAAGTG tatTTTCTAGGAAAAGGAGGGACGAAGTCTGGACCTGAGCCAAGGACTTGTAGTCACTCCTTTAAGCCCTGCAGCCTCCAGCCAATCTGGATCCAATCAGTTGGAGTAACACACATGATAGAGGATGTATGCCATATTGTTGATCAATCGTAA
- the arl2bp gene encoding ADP-ribosylation factor-like protein 2-binding protein isoform X2, which translates to MDIQGRSVQSSGDNIVDMVDMEDETFAISSSSSADTAFDSVIGCIEDIIMEENFQLLQRNFMEKHYKEFDCTEENKLSYMTIFNEYVEQLEKYVEHQLIRRIPGFIMSTFIDHLMQHKDEVSGDIVDILLSFIDFLAFKEMVLQYKVEKEGRSLDLSQGLVVTPLSPAASSQSGSNQLE; encoded by the exons ATGGACATTCAGGGACGAA GTGTGCAGAGCTCCGGCGACAACATTGTGGACATGGTTGACATGGAGGACGAAACCTTTGCGATTTCTAG TTCCTCATCTGCAGACACTGCATTCGACTCTGTTATTGGCTGCATAGAAGACATCATTATGG aGGAGAATTTCCAGCTACTCCAGCGGAACTTCATGGAGAAACACTATAAAGAGTTTGACTGCACCGAAGAGAACAAGCTCAGCTACATGACCATTTTCAATGAATAT GTGGAACAGTTGGAGAAGTATGTGGAGCATCAGCTGATCAGGAGGATCCCTGGTTTTATTATGTCTACCTTCATTGATCATCTCAT GCAGCACAAAGATGAGGTGTCTGGTGATATTGTTGACATCCTGCTGTCCTTTATTGACTTTCTGGCCTTCAAGGAGATGGTTCTGCAGTACAAAGTG GAAAAGGAGGGACGAAGTCTGGACCTGAGCCAAGGACTTGTAGTCACTCCTTTAAGCCCTGCAGCCTCCAGCCAATCTGGATCCAATCAGTTGGAGTAA